In Panthera leo isolate Ple1 chromosome F3, P.leo_Ple1_pat1.1, whole genome shotgun sequence, one genomic interval encodes:
- the RGS16 gene encoding regulator of G-protein signaling 16 isoform X2 — protein MCRTLTAFPTTCLERAKEFKTRLGIFLHKSELGSDTGSVGKFEWSSKHGKEGNFSEDVLGWKESFDLLLSSKNGVAAFHAFLKTEFSEENLEFWLACEEFKKLRSATKLASRAHKIFDEFIRSEAPKEVNIDHETRELTRTNVQAATATCFDVAQGKTRTLMEKDSYPRFLKSPAYRDLAAQAAAALASPSSCGPVQPSHT, from the exons AGCCAAAGAGTTCAAGACACGGCTGGGGATCTTTCTTCACAAATCAGAGCTGGGCTCTGATACTGGCAGTGTTGGCAAGTTCGAGTGGAGTAGCAAACACGGCAAAGAGGG AAACTTCTCAGAAGATGTGCTGGGGTGGAAAGAGTCATTTGACTTGCTACTGAGCAGTAAAA ATGGAGTAGCCGCCTTCCATGCTTTCCTGAAGACGGAGTTCAGCGAGGAGAACCTGGAGTTCTGGCTGGCCTGTGAGGAGTTTAAAAAGCTCCGGTCGGCTACCAAGCTGGCCTCCCGGGCTCACAAGATCTTTGATGAATTCATCCGCAGTGAAGCCCCAAAAGAG GTAAACATAGACCACGAGACCAGGGAGCTGACCAGGACGAATGTGCAGGCCGCCACAGCCACTTGCTTTGACGTGGCTCAGGGGAAGACCCGCACCCTGATGGAGAAGGACTCGTATCCGCGCTTCCTGAAGTCACCTGCTTACCGGGACCTGGCCGCCCAAGCCGCGGCCGCCTTGGCCTCTCCGTCCAGCTGCGGCCCGGTGCAGCCCTCACACACCTGA
- the RGS16 gene encoding regulator of G-protein signaling 16 isoform X1 produces MCRTLTAFPTTCLERAKEFKTRLGIFLHKSELGSDTGSVGKFEWSSKHGKEGRNFSEDVLGWKESFDLLLSSKNGVAAFHAFLKTEFSEENLEFWLACEEFKKLRSATKLASRAHKIFDEFIRSEAPKEVNIDHETRELTRTNVQAATATCFDVAQGKTRTLMEKDSYPRFLKSPAYRDLAAQAAAALASPSSCGPVQPSHT; encoded by the exons AGCCAAAGAGTTCAAGACACGGCTGGGGATCTTTCTTCACAAATCAGAGCTGGGCTCTGATACTGGCAGTGTTGGCAAGTTCGAGTGGAGTAGCAAACACGGCAAAGAGGG cagAAACTTCTCAGAAGATGTGCTGGGGTGGAAAGAGTCATTTGACTTGCTACTGAGCAGTAAAA ATGGAGTAGCCGCCTTCCATGCTTTCCTGAAGACGGAGTTCAGCGAGGAGAACCTGGAGTTCTGGCTGGCCTGTGAGGAGTTTAAAAAGCTCCGGTCGGCTACCAAGCTGGCCTCCCGGGCTCACAAGATCTTTGATGAATTCATCCGCAGTGAAGCCCCAAAAGAG GTAAACATAGACCACGAGACCAGGGAGCTGACCAGGACGAATGTGCAGGCCGCCACAGCCACTTGCTTTGACGTGGCTCAGGGGAAGACCCGCACCCTGATGGAGAAGGACTCGTATCCGCGCTTCCTGAAGTCACCTGCTTACCGGGACCTGGCCGCCCAAGCCGCGGCCGCCTTGGCCTCTCCGTCCAGCTGCGGCCCGGTGCAGCCCTCACACACCTGA